In Alteromonas mediterranea DE, a single genomic region encodes these proteins:
- the nadB gene encoding L-aspartate oxidase has product MKSVSSSLTSTSNAIEHRCDVLIIGSGAAGLSLALKLADHCQVIVLSKSDRNEGSTRYAQGGIAAVFDEQDSIDAHVTDTLAAGAGLCEEPAVRFTAERAKSSLEWLIGYGVPFDTEKSESGEERFHLTREGGHSHRRILHAADATGEALQITLNDAVSTHPNIHVFERYNAIDLIPSKEEKNSIVGAYVWNRQQEHVEVIRAPFVALATGGGSKVYQYTSNPDVSSGDGIAMAWRSGCRVANMEFNQFHPTCLYHPQARNFLITEALRGEGANLCHADGTRFMHKFDERGDLAPRDVVARAIDYEMKRLGADCMYLDISHKPADFIVKHFPNIYRKCRSLGIDITREPIPVVPAAHYSCGGVITDFNAKTDLNNVYAIGEVAYTGLHGANRMASNSLLECVVFASAAAEDIIKKLPSADCEESIAPWDESQVSNSDEEVIIQHNWHELRLFMWDYVGIVRTDKRLERAMRRIKLLEQEIAEYYAHFRVSNNLLELRNLVTVAELIVRCAMARKESRGLHFNLDHPEQINNPTPTILIPRKQLSGADVGSLITHDSFCDAD; this is encoded by the coding sequence ATGAAATCTGTATCGTCTTCACTAACTTCCACATCAAATGCAATAGAACACCGTTGTGACGTATTGATTATTGGGAGTGGCGCGGCAGGATTAAGCTTAGCATTAAAGCTTGCCGACCATTGTCAGGTAATTGTACTTAGTAAGAGTGACCGCAACGAGGGCTCTACCCGTTATGCGCAAGGTGGCATTGCGGCGGTATTTGACGAGCAAGACTCAATAGACGCCCACGTTACCGACACATTAGCCGCAGGTGCAGGCCTTTGTGAAGAACCAGCTGTACGTTTTACTGCCGAGCGGGCGAAGTCTTCGCTTGAATGGCTAATTGGCTACGGCGTGCCATTTGATACAGAAAAAAGTGAGTCTGGCGAAGAGCGCTTCCACCTTACCCGTGAAGGGGGACATAGCCACAGACGTATCCTTCATGCAGCCGATGCAACAGGTGAAGCACTTCAAATCACCCTTAATGATGCCGTCTCTACCCATCCCAATATTCATGTGTTCGAGCGCTACAATGCCATTGACCTTATTCCCTCTAAAGAAGAGAAGAATAGCATTGTGGGCGCCTATGTATGGAATAGACAACAAGAGCATGTAGAAGTAATTCGTGCGCCATTTGTTGCATTGGCGACGGGTGGCGGGAGCAAAGTATACCAATATACGTCAAATCCTGACGTTTCCAGCGGTGATGGTATCGCGATGGCGTGGCGTTCGGGTTGTCGCGTAGCGAATATGGAATTCAATCAGTTCCACCCTACTTGCTTATACCACCCGCAAGCGCGAAACTTTCTTATTACCGAAGCGCTGCGCGGCGAAGGCGCAAATTTGTGTCATGCAGACGGCACACGCTTTATGCACAAGTTCGACGAGCGAGGTGATTTGGCACCGCGTGACGTAGTCGCCCGAGCGATTGACTATGAAATGAAGCGACTAGGCGCCGATTGCATGTACTTAGACATCAGTCACAAACCTGCCGACTTTATCGTGAAGCACTTTCCGAATATCTATCGCAAATGCCGCTCCTTAGGTATTGATATTACGCGGGAACCCATCCCCGTTGTGCCTGCAGCTCACTATAGCTGCGGTGGTGTTATTACTGATTTTAACGCTAAGACTGATTTAAACAATGTATACGCGATTGGTGAAGTGGCTTATACAGGTTTGCACGGCGCAAACAGGATGGCGTCGAACTCATTGCTTGAATGTGTAGTATTTGCTAGCGCTGCCGCTGAAGACATTATAAAAAAATTACCTAGCGCAGACTGTGAAGAGTCGATTGCGCCTTGGGACGAAAGCCAGGTATCTAACTCTGACGAAGAAGTTATCATTCAGCATAACTGGCACGAATTGCGTCTTTTTATGTGGGACTATGTGGGTATTGTTCGTACCGACAAACGGCTTGAACGGGCGATGCGCCGTATAAAGCTGCTCGAACAAGAAATTGCCGAATATTATGCACACTTTAGAGTGAGCAATAATTTGCTCGAATTACGTAACTTAGTAACGGTTGCCGAGCTCATCGTTCGTTGCGCTATGGCAAGAAAAGAAAGCCGCGGGCTGCACTTTAACCTTGACCACCCTGAGCAGATAAACAATCCAACGCCTACTATTCTCATTCCGAGAAAGCAGCTTTCAGGTGCCGATGTGGGTTCGTTAATTACCCACGACAGCTTTTGTGATGCTGACTAG
- the rpoE gene encoding RNA polymerase sigma factor RpoE translates to MSEQITDQQLVEKVQRGDKNAFNLLVTRYQHKVMHLVSRYVKNTGDVADVTQEAFIKAYRALPNFRGDSAFYTWLYRIAVNSAKNYLVSQGRKPXASDVDADEAXFYEGSDALKEQSTPERSLLSEEIEETLFKVVEKLPDDLRMAITLREIEGLSYEEIANVMSCPVGTVRSRIFRAREAIDKVIQPLLEN, encoded by the coding sequence ATGAGCGAGCAGATAACCGACCAACAACTGGTCGAAAAAGTACAGCGGGGCGATAAAAATGCGTTCAACTTGTTGGTAACACGTTACCAACACAAAGTTATGCATCTCGTTTCTCGCTATGTGAAAAACACCGGTGACGTTGCTGATGTAACGCAAGAAGCGTTTATTAAAGCATACCGTGCCTTACCTAATTTTCGTGGTGACAGTGCATTTTATACTTGGCTATATCGCATTGCGGTAAATAGCGCCAAGAACTATCTTGTATCTCAAGGTCGCAAGCCANCGGCCAGTGATGTCGATGCCGACGAAGCTGANTTTTACGAAGGCAGTGATGCGTTAAAAGAGCAGTCTACGCCAGAAAGAAGCTTGTTATCTGAAGAAATTGAAGAAACCCTTTTTAAAGTGGTAGAGAAATTGCCCGATGATTTGCGCATGGCGATAACATTGCGCGAAATTGAAGGGTTGAGTTATGAAGAAATCGCAAACGTAATGTCGTGTCCTGTTGGCACTGTGAGATCACGTATTTTTAGGGCTCGCGAAGCGATAGATAAAGTTATTCAGCCGCTGTTAGAGAATTAA
- a CDS encoding MaoC family dehydratase, protein MFREYTKALFKRVDARQLMQFKPPTLPQRIYTKTLTIDNAHYGAFCQEVDWPVSQHPHPLYLQMLSLPLQMQCLLDKQSPFPLLGLIHAANKVTVVEHCNLSEPFECRVRFYDVRPHSRGWEVDVMLEALQSGQLVYRAISSYLVKVKAVHVAPLAVKSDMHDDCDMHDRVLIGEICAHANTGRRYAKLSGDYNPIHLSTISAKAFGFKQAIAHGMWTLSQAVSAFVSHQDNAEALTVSEVSCRFKKPVFLPNELHIQQHCKTEASVFLDVTDGNDNVVHLSASLAFTTKE, encoded by the coding sequence ATGTTTCGTGAGTACACTAAAGCGTTATTCAAACGTGTTGATGCTCGGCAGTTAATGCAATTCAAACCGCCTACGCTGCCGCAGCGCATCTATACGAAAACATTAACGATAGATAACGCCCATTATGGCGCGTTTTGCCAAGAAGTTGACTGGCCGGTGAGTCAGCATCCTCATCCACTTTATTTGCAAATGTTATCATTACCTTTGCAGATGCAGTGCTTGCTTGATAAGCAAAGCCCTTTTCCACTGCTCGGTCTCATTCATGCTGCCAACAAGGTGACGGTGGTGGAGCACTGTAATCTAAGTGAGCCCTTTGAGTGTCGAGTGCGCTTTTACGATGTTAGGCCGCACAGTCGCGGGTGGGAAGTGGACGTCATGCTAGAAGCGCTTCAATCGGGCCAACTTGTCTATCGTGCTATAAGTAGTTATTTGGTGAAAGTAAAAGCGGTTCACGTAGCGCCGCTTGCTGTAAAAAGCGACATGCATGATGATTGCGATATGCACGACAGAGTGTTGATTGGTGAAATTTGTGCACATGCCAACACTGGTCGTCGCTATGCCAAACTATCAGGTGACTATAATCCCATTCACTTATCTACTATTTCGGCAAAAGCGTTCGGTTTTAAACAGGCAATTGCCCATGGCATGTGGACATTGTCGCAGGCGGTTTCCGCATTTGTTAGCCACCAAGACAATGCCGAGGCGTTAACGGTGAGCGAGGTAAGCTGTCGCTTTAAGAAGCCCGTTTTCTTGCCAAATGAATTACATATTCAGCAGCACTGCAAAACAGAAGCCAGTGTGTTCCTTGATGTTACAGACGGTAATGACAACGTAGTGCATTTATCTGCCAGCCTCGCATTTACTACCAAGGAGTAG
- the lepB gene encoding signal peptidase I, translating to MANYFSLILVALTLITGLIWLVDSLVFAPKRKARLQAAATAEGAGYGEDPQLPYLVDTSQQIFPVIAFVLVLRSFLYEPFQIPSGSMMPTLLVGDFILVEKFAYGVKDPVFRSKLIETGVPERGDVVVFKYPEEPSIDYIKRVIGLPGDTVVYQNKQVYIKPKCETGNNCPKLKAVPLSFQERGEFVQDMAQLMRYTEDLGTVEHDILRHPVREISPVNFYTQPGTRANEWIVPDGQYFVLGDNRDNSRDSRFWGFVPDANLVGKAVAIWISFEFERSPSDFLPTWVPTGVRFERAGGIH from the coding sequence ATGGCGAACTACTTCTCCTTGATTTTGGTGGCACTCACCTTAATAACAGGTTTGATTTGGCTAGTAGATAGCCTCGTGTTTGCGCCAAAGCGAAAAGCCCGTTTACAGGCTGCGGCGACCGCAGAAGGCGCGGGCTACGGAGAAGATCCACAGCTGCCATATTTAGTTGATACTTCGCAACAAATCTTCCCGGTTATCGCGTTTGTATTAGTGTTGCGTTCGTTTTTGTACGAACCGTTTCAAATTCCTTCAGGCTCTATGATGCCAACCCTACTGGTGGGTGACTTTATCTTGGTGGAAAAGTTTGCTTATGGTGTGAAAGACCCGGTCTTCAGAAGTAAGCTTATTGAAACTGGCGTGCCAGAGCGCGGTGACGTAGTGGTATTTAAATACCCAGAAGAGCCTTCAATTGACTATATCAAGCGCGTTATAGGGCTACCGGGTGACACCGTGGTTTATCAAAATAAACAGGTTTATATAAAGCCTAAGTGCGAGACGGGCAATAACTGCCCGAAACTTAAGGCGGTACCACTAAGCTTTCAAGAACGTGGCGAATTTGTGCAAGACATGGCGCAGCTTATGCGTTACACCGAGGATTTAGGCACTGTGGAGCACGATATCTTGCGTCATCCAGTTCGCGAAATTTCTCCGGTTAATTTTTATACCCAACCCGGCACACGCGCCAATGAGTGGATAGTACCAGATGGGCAGTATTTCGTACTTGGCGATAACCGTGACAACAGTCGCGATAGCCGTTTTTGGGGCTTTGTTCCTGATGCCAATCTGGTAGGAAAAGCGGTGGCGATTTGGATTTCATTTGAATTCGAGCGCAGCCCATCAGACTTCCTTCCAACATGGGTACCTACAGGTGTTCGATTTGAGCGAGCAGGTGGCATTCATTAA
- the lepA gene encoding translation elongation factor 4 — protein MQQSHIRNFSIIAHIDHGKSTLSDRLIQHCGGLTDREMAEQVLDSMDLEKERGITIKAQSVTLNYEARDGETYQLNFIDTPGHVDFTYEVSRSLAACEGALLVVDAGQGVEAQTLANCYTAIEMDMEVVPVLNKIDLPQAEPDRVAEEIEDIVGIDALDAVRCSAKTGIGIEDVLEVIVNKIPPPEGDREAPLKALIIDSWFDNYQGVVSLVRIVEGQLNKKDKIQIMSNGQTHQVDKIGVFTPKPLDTGILRAGEVGFIIAGIKDIQGAPVGDTITLAREPADAMLPGFKKVKPQVYAGIFPISSDDYEDFRDALAKLSLNDASLFYEPESSAALGFGFRIGFLGMLHMEIIQERLEREYDLGLITTAPTVIYEVETTKGETLTVDSPAKLPPVNDIAEIREPMVEANILVPQEYLGNVITLCVEKRGMQTNMTYHGKQVAVTYELPMAEVVLDFFDRLKSTSRGFASLDYNFKRFQTSDMVRVDILINGERVDALAVITHRENSQGRGRELVEKLRELIPRQMFDIAIQAAIGNHVVARSTVKQLRKNVIAKCYGGDVSRKKKLLQKQKEGKKRMKQVGNVELPQDAFLAVLKVGK, from the coding sequence ATGCAACAATCGCACATTCGTAACTTCAGTATTATCGCCCACATTGACCACGGTAAGTCTACGCTGTCAGATCGTCTCATCCAGCACTGTGGAGGGCTTACAGACCGTGAGATGGCTGAACAGGTTCTCGACTCTATGGACCTGGAAAAAGAGCGCGGTATTACTATCAAAGCGCAAAGCGTTACGCTGAACTACGAAGCGCGTGATGGTGAAACTTATCAGCTTAACTTCATCGATACTCCGGGACACGTTGACTTCACTTACGAAGTTTCTCGCTCACTTGCAGCCTGCGAAGGTGCGCTTTTGGTCGTCGACGCGGGGCAAGGCGTAGAAGCCCAGACACTGGCTAACTGCTACACGGCTATTGAAATGGACATGGAAGTGGTTCCAGTGTTGAACAAAATTGACCTGCCACAGGCCGAACCAGACCGCGTGGCCGAAGAGATTGAAGACATTGTTGGTATAGATGCTCTTGACGCCGTGCGCTGCTCGGCGAAAACCGGAATTGGTATTGAAGATGTCCTTGAAGTTATCGTCAATAAGATTCCACCGCCAGAAGGCGATCGAGAAGCGCCACTTAAAGCGCTAATTATCGACTCGTGGTTCGACAACTATCAGGGCGTTGTATCATTAGTACGTATTGTCGAAGGCCAATTGAACAAGAAAGATAAAATTCAAATTATGTCGAATGGCCAAACTCACCAAGTGGACAAAATCGGTGTGTTTACGCCTAAGCCTCTTGATACTGGCATATTAAGGGCAGGTGAAGTTGGTTTTATCATTGCCGGCATCAAAGATATTCAAGGTGCGCCCGTGGGGGATACTATCACGCTTGCGCGCGAGCCTGCTGACGCCATGCTTCCTGGTTTCAAAAAGGTTAAGCCACAGGTTTATGCGGGTATATTCCCAATTAGTTCAGATGATTACGAAGACTTCCGTGATGCCCTTGCTAAGTTAAGCCTGAACGACGCGTCATTATTCTACGAGCCAGAAAGTTCAGCCGCCTTGGGTTTTGGTTTCCGTATCGGCTTCCTTGGCATGCTGCACATGGAAATCATTCAAGAGCGTTTAGAGCGTGAATATGACCTAGGTCTTATTACTACTGCACCTACGGTAATTTACGAAGTCGAAACGACAAAGGGCGAGACACTTACCGTAGATAGCCCGGCGAAATTACCGCCGGTTAACGATATTGCTGAAATTCGTGAACCTATGGTTGAAGCCAATATTCTCGTACCACAAGAGTATTTAGGTAACGTAATTACTCTATGTGTTGAAAAGCGCGGTATGCAAACCAACATGACGTACCACGGTAAGCAAGTCGCGGTAACTTACGAGCTACCAATGGCTGAAGTTGTTCTCGATTTCTTCGACCGTTTGAAGTCTACCAGCCGTGGTTTCGCTTCCCTTGATTATAACTTTAAGCGTTTCCAAACGTCTGACATGGTGCGCGTTGATATTCTTATAAACGGCGAACGCGTAGATGCGCTAGCGGTTATTACGCACAGAGAAAATTCTCAGGGCCGTGGTCGTGAGTTGGTAGAAAAATTACGTGAATTGATTCCTCGCCAAATGTTCGATATCGCTATTCAGGCTGCGATTGGTAATCACGTCGTTGCAAGAAGTACGGTTAAGCAGCTGCGTAAAAACGTAATCGCCAAGTGTTATGGTGGTGACGTTAGTCGTAAGAAAAAGCTACTTCAAAAGCAGAAAGAAGGTAAAAAGCGAATGAAGCAAGTGGGTAATGTTGAGTTGCCACAAGATGCATTCCTTGCAGTATTGAAGGTGGGCAAATAA
- the rnc gene encoding ribonuclease III, with protein MQGIDKYLRLYKAIGYTFNNEALLEQALTHRSAAKQHNERLEFLGDAILGMIIGETLFKRFPTVPEGKLTRMRSTLVKGDTLAELAKEASVGELLNLGPGELKSGGHRRSSILADAVEAILGAIYLDSGMDEVRGVIDRLWESRINQLDPNAHPKDSKTRLQEFLQGRKQALPTYEVLSISGKDHAQTFEVCCKVESLPDAVVASGNSRRKAEQEAARLTLEKLDDNA; from the coding sequence ATGCAGGGAATTGATAAATATCTTCGCTTATACAAGGCGATAGGCTACACATTTAACAATGAAGCGTTGTTAGAACAAGCGCTTACTCACCGAAGTGCCGCTAAGCAGCACAACGAGCGCTTAGAGTTTTTAGGTGATGCCATTTTGGGCATGATTATAGGCGAGACTTTATTTAAGCGCTTTCCTACTGTGCCAGAAGGCAAGCTCACCAGAATGCGTTCGACCTTGGTTAAAGGTGATACGCTGGCAGAGTTGGCCAAAGAAGCCAGTGTGGGCGAGTTGCTCAACTTAGGTCCTGGTGAACTGAAAAGTGGCGGTCACCGCAGAAGTTCTATTTTGGCTGACGCCGTTGAAGCTATCTTAGGTGCTATCTACCTCGATTCAGGAATGGACGAAGTACGAGGCGTTATCGACAGGCTATGGGAAAGTCGCATTAATCAATTAGATCCTAATGCACACCCAAAAGACAGTAAGACGCGCCTGCAAGAGTTCTTACAAGGGCGCAAACAGGCGCTGCCAACCTATGAGGTGCTGTCTATTTCAGGCAAAGATCACGCACAGACATTTGAAGTGTGCTGTAAAGTAGAAAGTCTACCAGACGCGGTTGTGGCGTCTGGCAATAGTCGTCGTAAGGCAGAACAAGAAGCTGCTCGTCTAACATTGGAGAAGCTTGATGACAACGCATGA
- a CDS encoding MucB/RseB C-terminal domain-containing protein, giving the protein MRCSSIVALFFISGAVVQTTHAQSSSAVSQVPRTSSQSPAVSDKAEVDPTQDAPHNFQVNETRDVTASAETQPQSASQWLAELQNIITNANFQVSFVQTIAGKETVPYLWRHGVMEDGSELEQLNLQNGPGRELIRINDVVSVFEPDVQPYSLRSKHINGPIPSALLYHPEQLAEAYEFVAVGRARVAGRSAQQIRIVSRDNTRFGYQLWLDESSGMLLKLNMLDLQGALLEQIQVTAFAISPTPAEYFSRINAASLPAPMALSTAPARAHKWDVTYLPAGMREIKQDTRRLALTGQVVEYKLFSDGLVDVSVYVQPADDALGETLALRNEVSTFLTLTDGKAQVTVVGEIPLQTANAIATSLRPVNN; this is encoded by the coding sequence ATGCGCTGTAGTTCTATCGTTGCACTTTTTTTCATTTCGGGTGCGGTTGTTCAAACAACACACGCCCAGAGTTCTTCTGCTGTTTCTCAGGTACCTAGAACCTCTTCTCAATCTCCTGCGGTGAGTGATAAAGCCGAAGTCGACCCTACGCAAGACGCACCGCATAACTTTCAGGTAAATGAAACCCGTGACGTTACAGCTTCTGCTGAGACCCAGCCCCAGTCAGCAAGCCAGTGGTTAGCCGAGCTTCAAAATATAATTACTAATGCCAATTTCCAAGTATCGTTTGTTCAAACAATTGCCGGTAAGGAAACGGTTCCTTACCTTTGGCGTCATGGCGTTATGGAAGATGGCTCTGAGTTAGAGCAATTAAACCTTCAAAATGGCCCTGGTCGGGAGCTTATTCGCATCAACGATGTGGTTAGCGTTTTCGAGCCGGATGTTCAGCCATATAGCTTGCGCTCTAAACATATCAATGGGCCTATTCCCAGCGCCCTGCTTTATCACCCCGAGCAGCTTGCAGAAGCTTATGAGTTTGTCGCCGTAGGTAGAGCGCGTGTAGCCGGGCGCTCAGCGCAGCAAATAAGAATTGTCAGCCGCGATAATACCCGTTTTGGTTATCAACTTTGGCTTGATGAGTCATCGGGAATGCTGCTCAAGTTAAACATGCTCGATTTACAGGGAGCATTGTTAGAACAAATCCAAGTAACAGCGTTTGCTATATCGCCTACGCCAGCGGAGTACTTTTCACGGATAAACGCGGCGTCGTTACCGGCCCCAATGGCGTTAAGTACTGCACCCGCGCGAGCGCACAAGTGGGACGTCACTTATTTACCCGCGGGAATGCGAGAGATAAAGCAAGATACAAGACGACTAGCCTTAACCGGGCAAGTGGTAGAGTATAAACTTTTCTCAGATGGGTTGGTGGATGTGTCTGTATATGTTCAGCCCGCCGACGATGCGTTAGGTGAGACATTGGCACTGCGCAATGAAGTTAGTACATTTTTGACCTTAACAGATGGAAAAGCGCAAGTGACAGTGGTTGGTGAAATACCACTTCAAACGGCTAACGCGATTGCGACATCCTTAAGGCCTGTAAATAACTAG
- a CDS encoding SoxR reducing system RseC family protein: MIRETATVVAIDGDSVTVEAAIKSTCNACEAQSDCGTGVISRAIAPKTQQLTLRTPMPVRIGQKVTVGIPEAGILSASAWLYLLPLVAFIAAYAGAETLLSQSGVVHELWAMVPSAVITYAVYRLIAYKLRRIEGAKYQPVLLSTADI; the protein is encoded by the coding sequence ATGATTAGAGAAACAGCTACGGTGGTTGCGATTGACGGCGACAGCGTCACCGTTGAAGCGGCAATTAAATCAACGTGTAATGCCTGTGAAGCGCAAAGCGATTGCGGTACGGGCGTTATTTCTCGTGCTATCGCCCCGAAAACTCAACAGCTAACGCTGCGTACGCCGATGCCGGTTCGCATAGGTCAGAAGGTCACCGTAGGTATACCTGAAGCGGGTATTTTAAGTGCCTCAGCATGGCTTTATTTACTGCCCTTAGTTGCGTTCATTGCAGCGTATGCAGGGGCTGAGACCTTATTGAGTCAAAGCGGCGTTGTACACGAATTATGGGCGATGGTCCCAAGCGCGGTCATTACCTATGCAGTTTACCGGCTTATTGCTTACAAGTTGCGCCGTATTGAAGGTGCAAAGTACCAACCTGTGTTGCTAAGTACTGCTGATATCTAG
- a CDS encoding sigma-E factor negative regulatory protein, with translation MTQQQEKLSAFMDGEIEGNDIIDVIKQDEALQAKWQRYHVYRGAMRKEASVAPQLDITASVAAALENEPAIVAPKRSRWQPIPVIGSVVPFAKQSGQLAVAASVAVAVIFGVQYTNQDAPTEPFMTAPTIAPQGGLAPVSLEQTRTLPRNDMNEVLEKKRKINALIADHEQQIKLKQAQEDESEGDTSGPQRP, from the coding sequence ATGACGCAACAGCAAGAAAAATTGTCCGCATTCATGGATGGTGAGATAGAAGGCAATGATATCATCGATGTAATTAAGCAAGATGAAGCGCTTCAGGCCAAATGGCAACGTTACCATGTGTATCGCGGTGCAATGCGAAAAGAAGCAAGTGTTGCTCCTCAGCTGGATATTACAGCAAGCGTAGCAGCCGCACTTGAAAACGAGCCAGCCATTGTTGCGCCGAAGCGTTCGCGTTGGCAACCAATCCCAGTGATTGGTAGTGTTGTTCCTTTTGCGAAACAATCTGGCCAACTTGCAGTCGCTGCCTCGGTAGCCGTAGCGGTAATCTTCGGTGTTCAGTACACCAATCAGGATGCCCCTACAGAACCATTTATGACTGCGCCAACTATTGCGCCTCAAGGTGGTTTAGCGCCTGTTAGTTTAGAGCAAACTCGTACGTTGCCGCGTAACGACATGAATGAAGTGCTTGAGAAAAAGCGTAAAATAAATGCGCTTATTGCTGACCATGAACAGCAAATAAAGCTCAAGCAAGCGCAAGAAGACGAAAGTGAAGGTGATACTAGCGGACCGCAACGTCCTTAA